The Sagittula sp. P11 genome window below encodes:
- a CDS encoding cold-shock protein — translation MAKGTVKWFNANKGFGFIQPEGGSKDVFLHISALERAGLRTVEDGQALTFEIEEGRDGRESAKDVELA, via the coding sequence ATGGCCAAAGGCACCGTGAAATGGTTCAATGCAAACAAGGGCTTCGGCTTCATCCAGCCTGAGGGCGGGAGCAAGGACGTGTTCCTGCACATCTCGGCGCTCGAACGGGCGGGGCTGCGGACCGTGGAAGACGGCCAGGCTCTGACGTTCGAGATCGAGGAGGGTCGCGACGGTCGCGAATCCGCCAAGGACGTGGAACTGGCGTGA
- a CDS encoding 50S ribosomal protein L25/general stress protein Ctc → MAGEIPDLQAQERTGTGKGAARAARRDGMVPGIVFGGDKEPLPINIPFNVLLKRLKQGRFKSTLFNLQVEGHEDVRVICRDVQRDIVKDLPTHVDFMRLRRTSKVNLFIPVEFLNEETAPGIRKGGVLTVVRPEVELVVTAGEIPEKVVVDLGGMQIGDIVHINDVTLPEGTKATIDRNFVIANISAPSGLKASDDADEAAEETEEAEA, encoded by the coding sequence ATGGCTGGTGAGATTCCGGATCTTCAGGCCCAGGAACGCACGGGGACGGGCAAGGGCGCCGCTCGCGCCGCACGCCGTGACGGCATGGTTCCTGGCATCGTGTTTGGTGGCGACAAAGAGCCCCTGCCGATCAACATCCCCTTCAACGTGCTGCTGAAGCGCCTCAAGCAGGGCCGCTTCAAGTCGACCCTCTTCAACCTGCAGGTCGAAGGCCACGAGGACGTCCGCGTCATCTGCCGCGACGTGCAGCGCGATATCGTGAAGGACCTTCCGACCCACGTCGACTTCATGCGCCTGCGCCGCACCTCGAAGGTGAACCTCTTCATTCCCGTCGAATTCCTCAACGAAGAGACCGCCCCCGGCATTCGCAAGGGCGGCGTCCTGACCGTCGTGCGTCCGGAAGTCGAGCTGGTCGTGACCGCCGGCGAGATCCCGGAGAAGGTCGTGGTCGACCTCGGCGGCATGCAGATCGGCGACATCGTTCACATCAACGACGTCACCCTCCCCGAGGGCACGAAGGCCACCATCGACCGGAACTTCGTCATCGCCAACATCTCGGCACCGTCGGGCCTCAAGGCCTCCGACGACGCGGATGAAGCGGCCGAAGAGACCGAAGAAGCCGAAGCCTGA
- a CDS encoding ATP-binding protein — protein MHDLKIIDAYLSIPAGIEFKVPKFTVIIGQNGSGKSHLLQALSGLHSRSKNTGNPRAVQIRLGALTKFGNRPYDVARIFEDLKRQSSWIKIALKTFALDDIGSMEERLKETEFERGQYLDERGAIEFLIKAHELGFDLSKPTPYIAGLLTPISKLSETSLLNLKDVDLKSLFFEYKTRQSHNDFVAYQFQSGKNPFKPLSEIEFKEFFGPSPWESLNDTLEQLGLPYEFQEPPDPLDFDDYKIELLHKSKGIGVEPSSLSSGELTLLSISTLMNILPATGNKDLILLFDEPDASLHPSNCKTLVKLIRESLVGKHGYSAIVTTHSPTTVAICPEDSIYEMNALSRTPEKIEQQKALDVLTEGVDEFRISTKNIRQIYTEGADPEIYQQLFFCLNRAKPFNYRAVFPQTGGRANRETVVNIVKLLNDAGNDLAKGVTDWDTVETRLIAPNVEILGGNRYSLENYILDPIYVALATRAPNSNRPFSNLDLNWEIGLSEIFAMKGKDLQALSDSVLQRCEIDPEHETECLLENGESVKLPNKFLKLKGHTWSHALVKHFGNELKRFTNSDPHYDKLMPLLMKTIRDFPAFLSVDIRYTFDKF, from the coding sequence TTGCATGATCTGAAGATAATCGACGCATACCTTTCCATTCCAGCGGGAATTGAGTTTAAAGTTCCCAAATTTACAGTCATAATTGGGCAAAACGGTAGCGGAAAATCTCACCTTTTACAAGCACTATCAGGATTACACAGCCGATCAAAAAACACAGGCAACCCTCGAGCAGTTCAAATTCGTTTAGGCGCCCTGACTAAATTCGGGAACAGACCTTATGATGTCGCAAGAATTTTTGAAGACCTCAAGAGACAGTCATCCTGGATCAAGATAGCCCTCAAGACATTCGCACTCGACGACATCGGAAGCATGGAAGAGAGATTGAAAGAAACCGAATTCGAAAGAGGTCAATACCTAGACGAAAGGGGCGCGATAGAATTCCTTATCAAAGCGCATGAATTAGGATTTGATCTGTCAAAACCGACACCTTATATAGCAGGGTTACTCACGCCAATTTCCAAGCTATCAGAAACATCCCTATTGAACCTGAAAGACGTGGACCTAAAGTCATTGTTTTTTGAATACAAAACAAGACAAAGTCACAACGATTTTGTCGCCTATCAGTTTCAGAGCGGAAAGAATCCATTCAAACCGCTTTCGGAAATCGAATTTAAAGAATTCTTTGGGCCCTCGCCTTGGGAGTCCCTTAATGACACGCTTGAGCAATTAGGCCTGCCCTATGAATTTCAAGAGCCACCCGACCCGTTGGATTTCGATGACTACAAAATAGAACTACTTCACAAAAGCAAAGGAATTGGTGTTGAACCATCATCCCTATCATCTGGGGAACTAACACTCCTTTCGATCTCCACTCTTATGAATATCTTGCCCGCCACTGGAAATAAAGATCTTATCCTGCTTTTTGATGAACCCGACGCCAGCCTGCATCCATCAAATTGCAAAACTCTCGTAAAATTAATCCGCGAGTCTTTAGTAGGGAAGCACGGATACTCAGCCATTGTAACCACTCACTCCCCAACAACTGTGGCAATTTGCCCTGAAGACTCAATATATGAAATGAATGCTTTAAGCAGGACACCTGAAAAAATAGAACAACAAAAGGCGCTAGATGTGCTGACCGAAGGCGTTGACGAGTTCCGAATTTCTACAAAAAACATCCGCCAGATTTACACTGAGGGAGCCGATCCTGAAATCTACCAACAGCTATTTTTTTGCCTCAACAGAGCGAAGCCCTTCAACTACCGGGCCGTGTTCCCCCAGACCGGAGGAAGAGCGAACCGAGAGACGGTCGTCAACATTGTTAAACTATTGAACGACGCCGGGAACGATTTAGCGAAAGGAGTCACAGACTGGGACACAGTTGAAACAAGACTAATTGCACCAAACGTTGAAATCCTTGGAGGCAATAGGTACTCCTTGGAAAACTACATCCTTGATCCGATTTACGTAGCCTTGGCGACACGCGCGCCAAACTCAAACAGGCCTTTCTCTAATTTAGATTTAAATTGGGAGATCGGGCTTTCAGAGATTTTCGCAATGAAGGGGAAAGACCTTCAAGCGCTTTCCGATTCGGTTCTACAAAGATGCGAGATCGATCCAGAACATGAAACTGAATGCTTGCTGGAAAACGGAGAAAGCGTCAAACTCCCAAATAAATTTTTAAAACTAAAAGGCCACACATGGTCTCATGCATTAGTAAAGCACTTTGGCAACGAACTAAAACGGTTCACTAATAGCGATCCTCATTACGACAAGCTGATGCCTCTACTGATGAAGACAATCCGCGATTTTCCCGCATTCTTATCGGTCGACATTCGTTACACGTTTGACAAATTTTAA